The following are from one region of the Bacillus methanolicus MGA3 genome:
- a CDS encoding cytochrome (ubi)quinol oxidase subunit III, translating into MQAEEKFTVETWPASPERATLEGKNKFLGFWFFLGGETVLFASLFATYLALKDKVPNGNHALAKDMFELPLTFAMTMLLLTSSLTSVYAMYHMKNFQFKKMLLWLGVTVLLGAGFLGLEVHEFNHYVHEFHHTFTSSAFGSAFYTLVGFHGAHVLFGLGWILTLMIRNAKRGLSLYNAPKFYVASLYWHFIDVVWVFIFTVVYLMGKVG; encoded by the coding sequence ATGCAAGCTGAAGAAAAATTTACTGTTGAAACGTGGCCTGCTTCGCCTGAAAGGGCTACCCTCGAAGGAAAAAATAAATTTTTAGGCTTTTGGTTTTTCTTAGGTGGAGAGACAGTGCTCTTTGCGTCTCTCTTCGCTACTTATCTTGCATTAAAGGATAAGGTTCCTAATGGTAATCATGCATTAGCGAAAGATATGTTTGAATTGCCGCTGACATTCGCGATGACAATGCTGTTGTTAACCAGCTCATTAACAAGCGTTTACGCAATGTATCATATGAAGAATTTCCAATTCAAAAAAATGCTTCTTTGGCTAGGAGTTACCGTTCTTTTAGGTGCGGGCTTCCTTGGCCTTGAGGTCCATGAATTTAACCATTATGTACATGAATTTCATCACACATTTACTAGCAGTGCATTTGGTTCAGCATTCTATACATTAGTCGGTTTCCATGGAGCTCACGTTCTATTTGGTTTAGGCTGGATCCTTACTTTAATGATCCGAAACGCTAAGCGGGGATTAAGCTTATACAATGCACCAAAATTTTATGTAGCTAGCTTATATTGGCACTTTATTGACGTTGTGTGGGTATTTATCTTCACAGTAGTATATTTAATGGGAAAGGTGGGATAA
- the ctaG gene encoding cytochrome c oxidase assembly factor CtaG codes for MPLSIFGFEALWSPYFFISLSLVIVAFFLITVKYRDRFIGSEPLTKKEGTLFVLSIVLLYIIKGSPIDLMGHLTFSAHMIQMGFCNLVIPPILIVGVPKWLWKKIISFKGIKPLFRFFTKPLVALILFNGVFSFYHIPIIFDAVKTDMWLHAGYNTLLFVLAIFMWWPLLNKLDDFQTLNGLRKVGYIFADGMLILPACALIIFSDKPLYATFSDPRAWAESLSLCVPATTLSGLKLSGPEMFTSLSLINDQQLGGILMKIIQELSYSVVLAKTFIEWYRKEEDEVDPEPGEYLPPHPIKQ; via the coding sequence TTGCCATTGAGCATATTTGGTTTTGAGGCATTATGGAGCCCATATTTTTTTATTTCATTATCGCTCGTTATTGTAGCCTTTTTTCTGATAACAGTCAAATATCGTGATCGATTTATTGGGAGTGAACCTTTAACTAAAAAAGAAGGAACGTTATTCGTCTTATCGATCGTGTTATTGTACATTATAAAAGGTTCACCTATTGATCTTATGGGGCATCTTACCTTTTCTGCACACATGATTCAAATGGGTTTTTGTAATTTGGTTATTCCTCCAATTTTAATTGTTGGGGTGCCTAAATGGCTTTGGAAAAAAATAATAAGCTTTAAAGGTATTAAACCTTTATTTCGCTTTTTTACGAAGCCGTTGGTTGCATTAATCTTATTTAACGGGGTATTTTCCTTTTATCATATCCCAATTATTTTTGATGCTGTAAAAACAGATATGTGGCTGCATGCTGGATATAATACTTTGCTGTTTGTTTTAGCAATTTTTATGTGGTGGCCGCTGTTAAATAAGCTCGATGATTTCCAGACACTAAATGGATTAAGAAAAGTTGGATATATTTTTGCAGATGGAATGTTGATATTGCCGGCATGTGCGCTAATCATTTTTTCTGATAAGCCATTGTATGCTACATTTTCAGATCCACGTGCTTGGGCAGAATCACTTTCATTATGCGTACCGGCAACAACATTGTCCGGATTGAAATTAAGCGGTCCTGAGATGTTCACTTCATTATCTCTGATCAATGATCAGCAGCTTGGCGGCATTCTGATGAAAATTATTCAAGAACTTTCTTATAGTGTTGTACTGGCGAAAACATTCATTGAATGGTATCGGAAGGAAGAGGATGAAGTTGATCCGGAGCCAGGGGAGTATTTACCCCCACATCCAATTAAACAATAA
- a CDS encoding DUF420 domain-containing protein, with protein MGSLPILPTISTSFIILSAAAIAIGWIQIKQRKIEAHKKTMLLAAVFALFFFLIYAARTIFIGNTSFGGPEDIKIYYTLFLVFHIILATTGAVFGIVTLLTGYNNKLAKHRKLGPITSIIWFFTAITGVAVYLLLYVFYKGGETTSVIKAILGF; from the coding sequence ATGGGATCATTGCCGATTTTACCTACTATAAGCACTTCGTTTATTATTTTAAGTGCAGCTGCAATTGCTATCGGATGGATTCAAATAAAGCAGAGGAAAATTGAAGCTCATAAGAAAACAATGCTTTTGGCAGCAGTATTTGCCCTTTTCTTTTTTCTAATTTATGCTGCAAGAACAATTTTCATTGGAAATACTTCTTTTGGCGGTCCGGAGGATATTAAAATTTACTATACATTGTTCCTTGTTTTTCATATTATTTTGGCAACAACTGGAGCTGTGTTTGGAATTGTAACACTATTAACAGGCTATAACAATAAATTAGCCAAGCATAGAAAACTGGGACCAATAACCAGCATTATATGGTTTTTCACAGCCATCACTGGGGTAGCGGTTTACTTATTGCTTTATGTTTTTTACAAAGGCGGGGAGACGACCTCAGTCATCAAAGCAATTCTTGGATTCTAA
- a CDS encoding YlbF family regulator translates to MLATSERVIILEEAEELAKMVLQSEAAEKYRFRLYKLKTDRETQRKIQAFVKLKELYEEVQRFGKYHPDYKKVMGEIREAKRSMDLDENVYLFKKAENELQGLLDEIAVIIGHSVSKHIKVPTGNPFFDSLSGCSGGCGTGGSCGCSA, encoded by the coding sequence TTGCTTGCTACAAGTGAACGAGTTATTATATTAGAAGAGGCAGAAGAGCTGGCAAAAATGGTGTTGCAATCAGAAGCAGCTGAAAAATATCGCTTTCGTTTATATAAATTAAAAACAGATAGGGAAACTCAAAGAAAGATCCAAGCTTTTGTAAAATTGAAAGAATTGTACGAAGAGGTACAAAGGTTTGGCAAGTACCATCCCGATTATAAAAAAGTGATGGGAGAAATCCGGGAAGCAAAGCGTTCAATGGATCTTGATGAAAATGTATATTTATTTAAAAAAGCAGAAAATGAACTTCAAGGTTTGTTGGATGAAATTGCGGTCATTATCGGTCATTCCGTTTCCAAACATATAAAAGTACCGACTGGAAATCCTTTTTTTGATAGCCTTTCCGGTTGCAGCGGGGGCTGCGGGACTGGTGGAAGCTGTGGCTGTTCAGCTTAA
- the ytvI gene encoding sporulation integral membrane protein YtvI — MSGFVKKRNLLIIFGLVFSIIFFYFIIPVSVPLITAFITALFLEPIVRLFQTRLRLNRRFSVIIVFLLFLFFLGISGYFIITKVITEAIKVAENAPFYVNEVTKAWLRVEAKIINAAQDLPDEVVNEISKRVQNFLNNLKNDLLAYVNINNIKTLLTNIPNFFISFLVYLIALFLFLIDLPRLREGISNHLTEKTADKVHFMTSRLSYVVFGFLKAQFLVSVLIFIITLLGLSIISPKIALVMSFVIWLIDFIPIIGSISVLGPWALFHILTGDFAIGIKLAVLAGILLIIRRIIEPKVMGSQIGLSSLATLISMYLGLKLLGVLGMIIGPFLLIAFNSAREAGIIKLNFKI, encoded by the coding sequence TTGTCCGGATTTGTTAAAAAGCGCAATCTGCTTATCATATTTGGTCTCGTATTTTCTATCATCTTTTTTTATTTTATCATTCCTGTTTCAGTACCGCTTATCACTGCATTTATAACTGCATTGTTTTTAGAACCGATAGTCCGGCTTTTTCAAACGAGATTAAGGTTAAACCGCCGCTTTTCGGTTATTATTGTGTTTCTTCTATTTCTATTTTTTCTTGGAATAAGCGGATATTTTATAATAACCAAAGTTATTACCGAGGCAATAAAAGTCGCAGAAAATGCTCCGTTTTATGTAAATGAAGTAACCAAAGCTTGGCTAAGAGTTGAAGCAAAAATTATTAATGCTGCTCAAGATCTTCCAGATGAAGTTGTGAATGAAATTAGCAAGAGGGTTCAGAACTTTTTGAACAATCTAAAAAACGATCTCTTGGCATATGTAAATATCAATAATATAAAGACATTGCTCACAAATATCCCGAATTTTTTTATCAGCTTTCTAGTATACTTAATAGCACTTTTTCTTTTTTTGATTGATTTGCCTCGATTACGTGAAGGAATCAGTAATCATTTAACTGAAAAAACTGCTGATAAAGTTCACTTTATGACATCTCGCCTTTCCTACGTTGTTTTCGGATTTCTGAAAGCTCAGTTTCTCGTTAGCGTTTTAATTTTTATTATCACACTTCTCGGTTTATCGATTATTAGTCCTAAGATCGCGCTCGTAATGTCATTCGTTATTTGGTTAATTGATTTCATCCCGATTATTGGTTCAATTAGCGTTCTCGGACCATGGGCATTATTTCACATCTTAACCGGTGATTTTGCAATAGGAATAAAACTGGCTGTACTTGCAGGGATTTTACTGATCATCAGACGTATTATAGAGCCAAAGGTAATGGGCAGCCAAATCGGCTTATCATCGTTGGCAACTTTAATATCTATGTATTTAGGATTAAAACTGCTAGGCGTTCTTGGAATGATTATTGGACCTTTTTTACTTATTGCTTTTAATTCCGCAAGAGAAGCTGGGATTATCAAACTTAATTTTAAGATTTAA
- a CDS encoding YugN family protein: MKFENTGLEGLKADLNYLDDLMSNHGFVREGQWDYERVTYDRKFELKDGTFYLRVFGFAVEGDVGAHKAIIQLMTPLLGKHYYPHGVEYGEGENFPKTLVSQCEKILAEIKADIEKFAIE, from the coding sequence ATGAAATTTGAAAATACTGGCTTAGAAGGTTTAAAAGCAGATTTAAATTATTTAGATGATTTAATGTCAAATCATGGTTTTGTGCGTGAAGGCCAGTGGGATTATGAACGTGTTACATATGACCGCAAATTTGAGCTTAAAGATGGCACTTTCTACCTTCGCGTATTTGGCTTTGCTGTTGAAGGGGACGTTGGAGCCCATAAAGCAATCATCCAACTAATGACTCCACTTCTTGGCAAACATTATTATCCTCATGGCGTAGAATACGGAGAAGGCGAAAATTTCCCTAAAACACTTGTAAGCCAATGTGAAAAAATACTTGCAGAAATAAAAGCCGACATTGAAAAATTTGCTATTGAATGA
- a CDS encoding YlbE-like family protein: MRKEIIDFINRNQELKQFIREQPQWYRTLSRYPEKIQTMQIASMHHNRRTIPHKVEKFTNGVQMASMMMHMFQMMNSNS; this comes from the coding sequence ATGCGAAAAGAAATAATTGATTTTATAAATCGCAATCAGGAACTAAAACAATTTATCCGTGAACAGCCTCAATGGTACCGGACGTTATCAAGATACCCTGAAAAAATACAGACAATGCAAATTGCATCCATGCATCACAATAGAAGGACGATTCCACATAAGGTAGAAAAGTTTACGAACGGAGTCCAAATGGCTTCAATGATGATGCACATGTTCCAAATGATGAATTCAAATTCATAA
- the coxB gene encoding cytochrome c oxidase subunit II, translated as MKRLAKWHLLSLFAMMALILAGCGKPYLSALKPAGEVAKTQFNLMILATSIMVGVILVVSLIFVIVLIRFRRKDDRIPKQVEGSHKLEIIWTVIPIILILILAVPTVAAVFKLADVSAMEKKNKDGKTDALVVNVRANLYWWEFEYPNQGIITSQELVVPTGEKVYFNLKSSDVKHSFWIPAVGGKMDTNTENVNKFWLEFDPKKANEAGNLFYGKCAELCGPSHALMDFKVKAISRAEFDKWVKDMQAVKAPEKPKTALAREGQQIFNKSCIGCHAVTPANTTPEAARRAPNLTNFGERSRIAGVLEHNKEQLKNWIRDPEAYKPGNKMTGAYGQLTEHQIDALAEYLMNLKVQD; from the coding sequence ATGAAAAGGCTTGCAAAATGGCACCTGCTGTCACTATTTGCAATGATGGCGCTGATTCTGGCCGGCTGTGGTAAACCTTATTTATCAGCACTAAAGCCTGCCGGAGAGGTTGCGAAAACGCAATTTAATTTAATGATTTTGGCCACCTCAATTATGGTAGGGGTCATTCTCGTTGTTTCACTGATTTTCGTTATTGTATTGATCCGCTTCCGTCGTAAAGATGACAGAATACCTAAACAAGTTGAGGGAAGCCACAAACTCGAAATTATTTGGACTGTTATACCAATTATCTTGATTCTTATCCTTGCAGTTCCAACTGTGGCTGCAGTATTTAAGCTGGCAGATGTATCAGCAATGGAAAAAAAGAATAAGGATGGCAAAACGGATGCACTCGTTGTTAACGTCCGGGCAAATTTATACTGGTGGGAGTTTGAATATCCTAACCAAGGCATTATTACAAGCCAAGAGTTAGTTGTTCCTACCGGTGAAAAGGTATACTTTAATCTTAAATCTTCTGATGTTAAGCACTCTTTCTGGATTCCTGCTGTTGGAGGAAAAATGGACACTAACACAGAAAACGTCAATAAGTTCTGGTTAGAATTCGATCCGAAAAAAGCAAACGAAGCAGGAAACTTATTTTACGGAAAATGTGCTGAGCTTTGCGGACCTTCACATGCTCTGATGGATTTTAAAGTAAAAGCAATTTCCCGTGCAGAATTTGATAAATGGGTCAAAGATATGCAGGCTGTAAAAGCGCCTGAAAAACCAAAGACTGCCTTAGCCCGAGAAGGTCAGCAAATATTTAACAAAAGCTGCATAGGATGCCATGCTGTTACTCCGGCAAATACGACTCCTGAAGCAGCTCGCCGGGCTCCAAACTTGACTAACTTTGGTGAACGTTCACGTATTGCGGGAGTACTTGAACATAATAAAGAACAATTAAAAAATTGGATTAGAGATCCTGAGGCTTACAAGCCTGGAAACAAAATGACTGGTGCATACGGCCAGTTAACTGAACATCAAATTGATGCTCTTGCAGAATACTTAATGAATTTAAAAGTACAGGACTAA
- a CDS encoding CBS domain-containing protein, which yields MEKIRDIMTTDVETCSLLDNVYEVAVKMKELNVGAIPVVDNGKLVGMVTDRDIVIRCIAEKYPPSSKVEDIMSHQLITVTPDASTREAAQLMARNQIRRLPVVEGDKLAGIVALGDFAVRELTDDQAKRALSEISQQQDQQPH from the coding sequence ATGGAAAAAATACGCGATATTATGACAACGGATGTTGAAACTTGTTCCTTGTTAGACAATGTTTATGAAGTAGCTGTTAAAATGAAAGAGTTGAATGTAGGTGCAATTCCGGTTGTGGATAATGGTAAGCTTGTTGGAATGGTTACAGACCGTGATATCGTCATTAGATGTATTGCGGAAAAATATCCACCATCATCAAAAGTAGAAGACATTATGAGCCATCAGTTGATTACTGTTACTCCGGATGCTTCTACTAGAGAGGCAGCTCAGCTAATGGCAAGAAATCAAATTCGTCGTTTGCCGGTAGTTGAAGGGGATAAACTTGCCGGAATTGTTGCACTTGGTGATTTTGCTGTAAGAGAATTAACAGATGATCAAGCCAAAAGAGCACTTTCTGAAATATCTCAACAGCAAGATCAACAACCTCATTAA
- the ctaF gene encoding cytochrome c oxidase subunit IVB: MTNQQLKSGNPRVDIEYRRKKSAEEMREQIISFTLMIFFTLIAFGAVAYGKFSGWFTIPFLILLAVVQVLFQLYYFMHMKEKGHESPAIFLYSGVLVASMTVLALMTVVWW; the protein is encoded by the coding sequence ATGACGAACCAACAACTCAAATCAGGTAACCCAAGAGTAGACATTGAATATCGTCGTAAAAAAAGTGCAGAAGAGATGAGAGAACAAATTATTTCTTTCACTTTGATGATCTTTTTTACACTAATTGCATTTGGAGCAGTTGCATACGGTAAATTTTCCGGATGGTTTACGATACCTTTCTTAATTCTTCTAGCAGTTGTTCAAGTTTTATTTCAGTTGTATTATTTCATGCATATGAAAGAAAAAGGTCATGAATCACCTGCAATTTTCCTTTACTCTGGTGTATTAGTTGCGTCAATGACTGTACTTGCATTAATGACTGTAGTGTGGTGGTAA
- a CDS encoding CAP domain-containing protein — protein sequence MIKIYLGLSKEKDNEGLNKKGIISSDYISPHIQTKGNKKDSQTIKAPEEGLSTLIGKDAESLKKVLGKPNRIDPSYYDYVWWIYNKNPKTYVQVGVENDKVVTIYAIGSETNVAPFTIGEPIEQIYHSVLIQSSVNLDYEKNSYRFELSEEDINTWPLVQIGDHFAQLYIDKFTGTLSSVRFMDAKTLIKLRPYELVYRGKLIESSPVDEEEGKIDRSTEQQIFDITNIIRLRHHLKTLKWDEKTAEAAYSHSKDMYVSGEFSHTSKKYGDLSDRLKAADVFYQLAGENIAANYVDGPAVVEGWLNSKDHREALLNKEFTHLGVGVYKKHYTQNYIQVWKK from the coding sequence ATGATAAAAATTTATCTTGGTTTATCGAAAGAAAAAGACAATGAAGGTTTGAATAAAAAAGGGATAATATCTTCGGATTACATTTCTCCCCATATTCAAACTAAAGGAAATAAGAAAGACTCTCAAACGATAAAAGCTCCAGAAGAAGGCCTTTCAACATTAATAGGAAAAGATGCTGAATCTTTAAAGAAAGTTCTAGGTAAACCTAATAGGATCGACCCCTCGTATTATGATTATGTATGGTGGATTTATAACAAAAATCCGAAAACTTATGTTCAGGTTGGCGTTGAAAATGATAAGGTAGTTACGATTTATGCCATAGGATCTGAAACGAATGTAGCTCCTTTTACTATTGGGGAGCCAATTGAACAAATTTATCATTCCGTACTTATACAATCAAGTGTAAACTTGGACTACGAAAAAAATTCTTATCGTTTTGAACTTTCCGAAGAGGATATTAATACGTGGCCGCTTGTTCAAATAGGCGATCACTTTGCACAGCTTTATATCGATAAATTTACCGGTACTCTTTCAAGTGTAAGATTTATGGATGCTAAAACACTGATTAAACTTCGTCCATATGAACTTGTCTATCGAGGAAAATTAATTGAGTCAAGCCCAGTTGATGAAGAAGAGGGTAAAATAGATCGAAGTACGGAACAACAAATATTTGATATTACCAATATCATTCGTTTACGGCATCATTTGAAAACTTTGAAATGGGATGAAAAAACGGCTGAAGCGGCATATTCGCATAGCAAGGATATGTATGTTAGTGGAGAATTTTCCCATACATCCAAAAAATATGGAGACTTATCAGATCGATTGAAGGCAGCGGACGTTTTTTATCAGCTTGCAGGAGAAAATATTGCAGCCAATTATGTTGATGGTCCGGCTGTGGTTGAAGGATGGCTGAACAGCAAAGACCATCGGGAAGCATTATTAAATAAAGAATTTACACACCTAGGTGTTGGGGTTTACAAAAAACATTATACTCAGAATTATATTCAAGTATGGAAAAAGTAA
- the ctaD gene encoding cytochrome c oxidase subunit I, with amino-acid sequence MSTYAQKKGFGAVLWDYLTTVDHKKIAILYLIAGGFFFLLGGIEALIVRIQLAVPNNDFVSAGLYNEVMTMHGTTMIFLAAMPLVFAFINAIMPLQIGARDVAFPFVNALGFWLFVFGGLFLNLSWFLGGAPDAGWTSYASLSLASAGHKIDFYTLGLQISGFGTLMGGINFLVTIINMRAPGMTFMRMPLFTWSSFVASALILFAFPPLTVGIFLLMFDRLFGSNFFDPAAGGNTIIYEHFFWIFGHPEVYILILPAFGIFSEVISTFSRKRLFGYSSMVFALVLIGFLGFMVWAHHMFTTGMGPVANAIFAVATMAIAVPTGIKIFNWLFTMWGGSIKFTTPMIWAVAFIPSFVMGGVTGVMLASAAADYQYHDTYFVVAHFHYVIVGGVVFGLFAGAHFYWPKMFGKMLNEALGKITFVLFFIGFHLTFFVQHFLGLMGMPRRVFTYLPGQGLETGNFISTIGAALMGAGVIVFLLNVIVSSFKKQKVGNDPWGDGRTLEWAIPSPPPFYNFKQLPLVRGLDAYWLEKMEGKKGMIPAEPLGDIHMPNSSFIPFMISFGLFIAAFGAMYHADYSWGLPVLIIGLAVTFGSMFFRSVKDDHGFHIHKEDLIEDDKKGVKA; translated from the coding sequence GTGAGTACCTATGCTCAGAAAAAAGGATTCGGCGCAGTATTATGGGATTATTTGACAACTGTCGACCATAAGAAAATTGCAATCCTTTATCTAATAGCTGGTGGATTTTTCTTTCTGCTTGGCGGAATTGAAGCATTGATTGTCCGCATTCAGCTTGCTGTGCCTAATAACGACTTTGTAAGTGCCGGATTATATAATGAAGTTATGACAATGCACGGTACAACAATGATTTTCCTGGCAGCTATGCCGCTGGTATTTGCTTTTATTAACGCGATCATGCCTTTACAAATCGGGGCTCGCGACGTTGCGTTCCCATTTGTTAACGCGTTAGGTTTTTGGTTGTTTGTTTTTGGAGGTCTTTTCTTAAACCTTTCATGGTTCCTTGGAGGAGCACCTGATGCCGGATGGACTTCTTATGCTTCTTTGTCACTTGCATCTGCAGGACACAAAATTGATTTCTATACTTTAGGTTTACAGATTTCAGGTTTTGGTACTTTAATGGGTGGGATTAACTTCCTTGTTACCATTATCAATATGCGTGCTCCAGGTATGACTTTCATGCGCATGCCGTTGTTTACTTGGTCGTCATTTGTCGCATCTGCATTAATATTATTTGCATTTCCGCCGTTAACAGTTGGTATATTCTTGTTAATGTTTGACCGTTTGTTCGGTTCAAATTTCTTTGACCCTGCTGCAGGTGGGAATACGATTATCTATGAACATTTCTTCTGGATTTTTGGACATCCTGAAGTTTACATTTTAATATTGCCTGCATTTGGTATTTTCTCTGAAGTTATTTCTACATTTTCGAGAAAACGTTTATTCGGATATTCATCAATGGTTTTTGCGCTAGTTCTAATTGGGTTTTTAGGATTTATGGTTTGGGCCCATCATATGTTTACAACTGGTATGGGGCCGGTTGCCAATGCAATCTTCGCTGTAGCAACAATGGCCATTGCTGTACCTACCGGTATTAAGATTTTTAACTGGCTATTCACGATGTGGGGTGGAAGCATTAAATTTACAACCCCAATGATTTGGGCTGTAGCATTTATTCCGTCATTTGTAATGGGCGGGGTAACAGGGGTAATGCTAGCTTCAGCAGCTGCTGACTACCAATATCACGATACTTACTTTGTTGTTGCCCACTTCCACTATGTAATTGTTGGCGGAGTTGTATTCGGATTATTTGCTGGAGCACATTTCTATTGGCCTAAAATGTTTGGAAAAATGTTAAATGAGGCTTTAGGAAAAATTACATTCGTCTTGTTCTTTATCGGATTCCATTTAACATTCTTTGTCCAACACTTCCTAGGATTAATGGGAATGCCTCGACGTGTATTTACGTATTTGCCTGGCCAAGGATTGGAAACAGGGAACTTTATCAGTACAATTGGTGCCGCGCTTATGGGTGCAGGTGTAATTGTATTCCTATTGAACGTCATTGTTTCAAGTTTTAAAAAGCAAAAAGTCGGCAACGACCCATGGGGAGACGGACGTACTTTAGAATGGGCGATCCCTTCTCCACCGCCGTTTTATAACTTTAAACAATTGCCGCTTGTTCGCGGTTTGGATGCTTATTGGCTGGAAAAAATGGAAGGGAAAAAAGGCATGATTCCGGCTGAACCGCTTGGAGATATTCATATGCCAAATTCATCCTTTATTCCATTTATGATTTCGTTCGGTTTATTTATTGCCGCTTTCGGTGCAATGTATCATGCTGATTATTCTTGGGGACTTCCAGTGTTGATCATCGGTTTGGCCGTTACGTTTGGCTCAATGTTCTTCCGTTCGGTTAAGGATGATCACGGATTCCATATTCATAAAGAAGATTTAATTGAAGATGATAAGAAGGGGGTTAAGGCATAA
- a CDS encoding YlbD family protein, giving the protein MAKKKLDPSVEKFKEFVQANPKIIKEVRKGETTWQELYEDWYLLGEEDPRWDMYRSEETEQKESVTEKKDDWKTQLIGLFKKMDVNQFEQQIHNISQALGAIQGVIGQFQDGSQTKSTSAKVQPPHPFQFRKD; this is encoded by the coding sequence ATGGCTAAGAAAAAGCTTGATCCATCTGTCGAAAAATTTAAGGAGTTTGTCCAAGCAAATCCCAAAATTATTAAAGAAGTCCGTAAAGGAGAAACGACTTGGCAAGAATTATATGAAGATTGGTATTTGCTTGGTGAAGAGGACCCTCGCTGGGATATGTACCGATCCGAAGAAACAGAGCAAAAAGAATCCGTAACGGAAAAAAAGGATGATTGGAAGACACAATTAATAGGATTGTTTAAAAAGATGGACGTAAATCAATTCGAGCAGCAGATTCATAATATAAGCCAAGCACTTGGGGCCATTCAAGGAGTTATTGGACAATTTCAAGATGGTTCCCAAACAAAAAGTACTTCTGCAAAGGTGCAGCCTCCCCATCCATTCCAATTTAGAAAAGATTGA
- a CDS encoding YlbG family protein — protein sequence MFVQRQGIIVWLYSLKHAKMLRRFGNVHYVSKRLKYVVLYCNLEETEMLLEKLQSFPFVKKVEPSYKPFLKMEFENSKPDKAKEYDYKMGI from the coding sequence ATGTTTGTTCAACGGCAAGGAATTATTGTTTGGCTGTATTCACTCAAACATGCCAAAATGTTAAGAAGATTTGGAAATGTACATTACGTTTCCAAACGATTAAAATATGTTGTCTTATATTGTAATCTTGAGGAAACTGAGATGCTCTTGGAGAAATTACAATCTTTTCCATTTGTAAAAAAGGTTGAACCATCCTATAAACCTTTTTTAAAGATGGAATTTGAAAACTCAAAGCCGGATAAGGCAAAGGAATATGATTATAAAATGGGTATTTAA